In the Flavisolibacter tropicus genome, one interval contains:
- a CDS encoding cold-shock protein, with the protein MAKSKETFNKKEKEKKRLKQRQEKKEKMEERKANAGKTKSLDDMMAYIDENGNITSTPPDPKMRKVYNLEDIQIGVPKYEPQEEDLLRQGVLSFFNTGKGFGFINDAQTGERIFVHMSQMLEPLNENDKVTYEVEKGDRGWNAVNVKKLPKK; encoded by the coding sequence ATGGCTAAATCAAAAGAAACCTTCAATAAAAAAGAGAAAGAAAAGAAACGCCTGAAACAACGCCAGGAAAAGAAAGAGAAAATGGAAGAGCGTAAGGCAAATGCCGGTAAAACCAAATCATTGGATGATATGATGGCTTATATAGATGAAAATGGAAACATTACTTCTACGCCACCAGATCCCAAAATGAGAAAAGTGTACAACCTGGAAGACATCCAAATTGGTGTTCCTAAATATGAGCCCCAGGAAGAAGATCTTCTTAGACAAGGAGTGCTGAGCTTCTTTAATACAGGGAAAGGCTTTGGATTTATAAATGATGCGCAAACCGGTGAACGCATTTTTGTACACATGAGTCAAATGTTGGAGCCGCTAAATGAAAATGATAAAGTGACTTATGAAGTGGAAAAAGGCGATAGAGGATGGAATGCAGTTAATGTAAAGAAACTGCCTAAAAAATAA
- a CDS encoding sensor histidine kinase encodes MQTRNPITEAILLSKSQEDIRNRLVDISPIPTYYIDNELCYQYANKACEGWLELAQKDIIGKPFAEVMGAAAIEILKDKIQSALAGNALDFEAEVPYKKGIRYVQLKYIPDIDNDGIVGGLMVLVSDITEKREMEVELQKKAKELQDYFDNATVGLHWVDSNGIIVWANKAELQLLGYTEEEYIGHHIAEFHADRPIIDDILTRLSRNETLNQYEALLRCKDGTIRNVVINSNVLWEDGNFVHTRCFTLDVTEKRKAEQFLSKANAELEHKVKERTLELSRKNEELEQFTYAASHDLKEPIRKIHFFTERLRERLAEKLQDEDLRYFDRLETGAKRMGILIDDLLMYSHISRGVSHEEVVDLNKTLPMVLEDLELSIEEKDAKIIIDALPVIKGNRLQLQQLFENLIGNSLKYSKSDSTPVIKLSSTRIKGSDTALHLSEEEESKAYHLIEVRDNGIGFEQADAERIFNVFTRLHGMAEYKGTGVGLSIVRKVAENHNGYVWAESKPGEGTTFKILLPAV; translated from the coding sequence ATGCAAACGCGAAATCCAATAACGGAAGCTATTCTGTTATCTAAGTCCCAGGAAGATATTAGAAACCGTCTTGTAGATATATCACCCATTCCTACTTATTATATTGATAATGAGCTGTGTTATCAATATGCCAACAAGGCTTGTGAGGGCTGGCTTGAATTAGCACAGAAAGATATTATTGGGAAACCCTTTGCCGAGGTGATGGGAGCAGCTGCCATTGAAATCCTTAAAGATAAAATACAGTCAGCACTAGCCGGCAATGCGTTAGATTTTGAAGCAGAAGTTCCTTATAAAAAAGGAATACGTTATGTGCAGCTTAAATACATACCAGACATTGACAATGATGGAATAGTTGGGGGCTTAATGGTTTTAGTAAGCGACATAACAGAGAAAAGAGAAATGGAGGTTGAGCTACAGAAAAAAGCCAAAGAGCTCCAGGATTATTTTGATAATGCTACTGTAGGCCTGCATTGGGTAGACAGTAATGGTATTATTGTTTGGGCTAATAAAGCAGAGCTGCAATTGTTAGGCTATACGGAAGAAGAATATATTGGTCATCATATTGCTGAATTTCATGCAGACCGACCAATCATTGATGATATTCTTACACGTCTTTCCCGAAATGAAACACTAAACCAATATGAAGCGTTGCTGCGCTGTAAGGATGGTACAATCCGGAATGTAGTTATCAACTCAAATGTTCTTTGGGAAGATGGGAATTTTGTGCATACCCGCTGCTTTACTTTAGATGTTACTGAAAAAAGGAAAGCTGAGCAATTTCTTTCAAAGGCCAATGCAGAGCTGGAGCATAAGGTAAAGGAACGAACTCTTGAACTGAGCCGGAAAAATGAAGAATTGGAGCAATTTACTTATGCAGCTTCTCATGACCTGAAAGAACCTATCCGGAAGATCCATTTTTTTACGGAACGGTTAAGAGAGCGGCTTGCAGAAAAGCTACAGGATGAAGACCTGCGCTATTTTGATCGCCTGGAAACGGGAGCTAAGAGAATGGGCATCCTCATTGATGATCTGCTGATGTATTCCCATATTTCACGAGGCGTAAGTCATGAAGAGGTGGTAGATCTTAATAAAACATTGCCAATGGTATTGGAAGATCTGGAATTGAGTATTGAAGAAAAGGATGCCAAAATAATAATTGATGCTTTGCCTGTTATAAAAGGAAATAGGCTGCAGCTGCAACAGTTATTTGAAAACCTCATTGGCAATTCGCTGAAATACAGCAAGTCAGATAGCACGCCAGTAATTAAGCTTTCATCTACACGTATAAAAGGAAGCGATACGGCCTTACACCTGTCTGAAGAAGAAGAAAGTAAAGCGTATCATTTAATTGAAGTGCGTGATAATGGGATTGGTTTTGAGCAAGCCGATGCTGAACGCATATTCAATGTCTTTACCCGCCTGCATGGTATGGCTGAATACAAAGGAACCGGTGTTGGCCTCTCTATTGTAAGAAAGGTGGCAGAAAACCATAATGGATATGTGTGGGCAGAAAGTAAACCAGGTGAAGGAACAACGTTTAAAATTTTATTGCCAGCGGTCTAA
- a CDS encoding LytR/AlgR family response regulator transcription factor: protein MLPAKINCLVLEDEKPAQDIMLLHIQRIPSLSLRAVAGSAAQALDYLHTGNIDLLFADINLPGISGLQLAQSLPATTGVIFTTAYEQYAVKGFELNAVDYLVKPIAFERIEKAVNRYFQHFHKQPAIVAREGQTAQRSFLFIRCERKMMKLHLDEILYLEAQRNYLIIQTKEGVHKTYQSISEIEDKLPAGHFLRVHRSFIVSVDQVTAITASQILIQQHTIPIGRLYRKEVVDAIHQLKKDSL, encoded by the coding sequence ATGCTGCCTGCTAAGATCAATTGCCTGGTATTGGAGGATGAAAAGCCAGCGCAGGATATCATGCTGCTGCATATTCAACGCATTCCCTCCTTGTCGTTGCGTGCAGTGGCTGGAAGTGCAGCACAGGCATTGGACTACTTACATACAGGAAACATTGATCTGTTGTTTGCCGATATCAACCTTCCCGGTATATCGGGATTGCAGCTGGCACAGTCGTTGCCGGCTACCACAGGTGTTATCTTCACCACTGCCTATGAGCAATATGCGGTAAAGGGCTTTGAGTTGAATGCAGTGGACTACCTGGTAAAGCCGATAGCTTTTGAACGGATTGAAAAAGCAGTAAATCGCTACTTTCAGCATTTCCACAAACAGCCGGCAATAGTAGCAAGAGAAGGACAGACAGCACAACGTTCCTTTCTATTTATTCGCTGCGAGCGTAAGATGATGAAGCTCCATCTAGATGAAATACTTTACCTGGAAGCACAACGCAATTACCTGATTATTCAAACAAAGGAAGGTGTACACAAAACCTATCAATCCATTTCTGAGATAGAAGACAAATTACCTGCTGGTCATTTTCTGCGCGTGCACCGCTCCTTTATTGTTTCAGTAGACCAGGTAACCGCTATTACCGCCAGTCAGATCCTTATTCAACAGCACACGATACCAATTGGAAGATTGTACCGCAAGGAGGTGGTGGATGCTATACATCAATTGAAAAAGGACTCTCTATAA
- a CDS encoding zinc-dependent metalloprotease, giving the protein MGKRISLIMGAAAAMVVTGCATLNNKQTTTPSTTAVRPMPPAGTNGTGGTNGTPGTGTPGAVAPKSGPKSFASFFDRSKLRTEKGLIVVHFQDDKYYFEIPNALMNKDFLTVTRYVRMTPGAGVYGGEQANENVLRFEKGPENKVFLRTVLNVVASPDSTKPIYQAVRNSNVDPIVAAFDIKAFNRDTTGVVIDVTDFFKGDNQVVSLSANTKRQFGLASIASDRSYIETIRSFNDNTEIRTSKTFTSVPSSGGFGQPAAGPASLPAARTAGVVTIETNTSFIRLPDVPMKRRAFDPRVGFFADQISEFADTAQRASTETFIARWRLEPKPEDVEKYKRGELVEPKKPIIYYIDPATPDKWKPYLIAGINDWQVAFEKAGFKNAIIGKEWPKDSTMSLEAANYSAIRYLASDISNAYGPNVHDPRSGEIFESHIGWYHNVMKLLQNWYFIQAAAVDPGARKMVFDDQLMGDLVRFVSSHEVGHTLGLRHNMGSSSFTPVEKLRDKEWVEKNGHTVSIMDYARFNYVAQPGDNISRKGLYPRIGEYDMWAIEWGYRWTDKSEEEDRKESNKLIIDRLSKNPKLWFGGEGRGNDPRAQTEDLSDNAMKASDYGVKNLKYVVKNLPEWTKEEGDRFENLSEMYGAVLSQFNRYANHVARNIGGVEQTYKSIEQAGDVYAPTPKAKQREAVNWLQGQVFTTPSWLLDKNILNKIAEPVNNNVNTLQTNVLSSVLSASRLARMIEASERFGSTNYSALELIADLKAGIFSELRTGSATDMYRRNLQKAYVERVIALLPTDAAATPSASPVPVINTKNTDVPSIARGHLTELLAEVRSAINRTNDKVSKYHLMDIAQRIDQTLNPK; this is encoded by the coding sequence ATGGGAAAAAGGATCTCGCTTATTATGGGGGCTGCAGCTGCTATGGTGGTTACTGGCTGCGCCACTCTAAACAATAAGCAAACTACTACACCAAGTACAACTGCCGTCAGACCCATGCCTCCGGCTGGCACCAATGGAACAGGAGGTACAAATGGAACTCCCGGAACAGGAACACCAGGGGCTGTCGCTCCAAAATCAGGTCCAAAATCATTTGCTTCTTTTTTCGACCGCTCTAAGTTGCGTACAGAGAAAGGACTGATTGTTGTGCATTTTCAAGATGACAAATACTATTTTGAAATTCCCAACGCCTTAATGAATAAGGACTTCTTAACGGTTACCCGTTACGTGCGTATGACACCAGGCGCTGGCGTTTATGGTGGTGAACAGGCCAATGAAAACGTTTTACGTTTTGAAAAGGGGCCAGAAAACAAAGTGTTCTTACGTACTGTATTAAACGTAGTGGCTTCTCCAGATAGCACAAAACCTATCTACCAGGCCGTGCGTAATTCTAACGTAGATCCTATCGTTGCGGCTTTTGATATTAAGGCCTTTAATAGAGATACTACAGGCGTAGTTATCGATGTTACGGATTTCTTTAAAGGCGATAACCAGGTGGTGTCACTTTCTGCCAATACAAAGCGCCAGTTTGGTTTGGCTAGTATTGCTTCGGACCGCTCTTATATCGAAACCATTCGCTCTTTTAACGATAATACTGAGATCCGCACTTCAAAAACCTTCACGTCAGTTCCCTCTTCTGGTGGCTTTGGACAACCTGCCGCCGGACCTGCCAGCTTACCGGCGGCAAGAACTGCGGGTGTGGTGACCATTGAAACAAATACCTCTTTTATACGTCTTCCAGATGTACCTATGAAGCGTCGTGCTTTTGATCCTCGTGTAGGGTTCTTTGCCGACCAGATCTCTGAGTTTGCGGATACAGCTCAAAGAGCGAGCACTGAAACTTTCATCGCTCGTTGGAGACTGGAACCTAAACCAGAAGATGTTGAAAAATACAAACGTGGTGAATTAGTAGAACCTAAAAAGCCAATCATTTATTACATTGATCCGGCTACTCCGGACAAATGGAAGCCTTATTTGATTGCTGGTATCAACGACTGGCAGGTAGCTTTTGAAAAAGCTGGTTTTAAAAATGCCATCATTGGTAAGGAATGGCCTAAAGACAGCACCATGAGCTTGGAGGCTGCTAACTATTCTGCTATCCGTTATTTGGCTAGTGATATTTCTAATGCTTATGGTCCAAACGTTCACGATCCAAGAAGTGGTGAGATCTTCGAAAGCCATATCGGATGGTATCATAACGTAATGAAGCTTCTGCAAAACTGGTACTTTATCCAGGCTGCAGCTGTGGACCCAGGTGCTCGTAAAATGGTATTCGATGACCAGTTAATGGGAGACCTGGTTCGTTTTGTTTCTTCTCACGAGGTAGGACATACGCTGGGCTTACGCCATAACATGGGTAGCAGCAGCTTTACTCCTGTTGAAAAGTTACGCGACAAAGAATGGGTTGAAAAGAATGGTCATACCGTTTCTATTATGGACTACGCCCGTTTTAACTATGTAGCACAACCTGGTGATAATATTAGCCGCAAAGGTCTGTATCCAAGAATCGGTGAGTATGATATGTGGGCTATTGAATGGGGTTACCGCTGGACAGATAAAAGCGAAGAAGAAGACAGAAAAGAAAGCAATAAGTTGATCATTGACCGCTTGAGCAAGAATCCAAAACTATGGTTTGGTGGTGAAGGCCGCGGTAATGACCCTCGTGCACAAACAGAAGACTTAAGTGATAACGCCATGAAAGCAAGCGACTATGGTGTTAAAAACTTAAAGTACGTTGTAAAGAATCTACCTGAGTGGACTAAAGAAGAAGGTGATCGATTTGAGAACCTAAGTGAAATGTATGGTGCCGTGCTAAGCCAGTTTAACCGTTATGCCAACCACGTTGCCAGAAATATTGGCGGTGTAGAGCAAACGTACAAGAGCATTGAGCAAGCCGGTGATGTGTATGCGCCAACACCAAAAGCAAAACAAAGAGAAGCAGTAAACTGGTTGCAAGGGCAAGTATTTACTACCCCTAGCTGGTTGCTGGATAAAAACATTCTGAATAAGATTGCAGAACCTGTAAATAACAATGTTAATACGCTTCAGACAAACGTATTAAGCAGTGTTTTATCTGCGTCAAGACTAGCCAGAATGATTGAAGCATCAGAGCGCTTTGGTAGTACTAACTACAGCGCATTGGAGTTGATTGCTGATCTGAAAGCTGGTATTTTCAGCGAATTACGTACAGGCAGTGCCACCGATATGTACCGCAGAAATCTGCAAAAGGCTTATGTAGAAAGAGTGATTGCTTTATTGCCAACAGACGCGGCAGCTACACCGAGTGCTTCACCTGTACCGGTTATCAATACAAAAAATACAGATGTTCCATCTATTGCAAGAGGGCACTTAACAGAATTGTTAGCCGAAGTGCGTTCTGCAATTAATAGAACAAACGACAAAGTGAGCAAATACCACCTGATGGATATTGCTCAACGTATTGATCAAACCTTGAATCCTAAATAA
- a CDS encoding sensor histidine kinase: MISISTITKKEERQLLVLYWIGYLVLFSFIQGFAAHDISTAFYNEVFSLPPKLVFVWLVTGPLMNRWFFAKRFGIFFLFYAMLLVVFAILLRLVDNYIILTYFLTHWSKQALLSTSPLVYNLVKLQFVVTIPFCFRLFQYWTREEQRAQAIQSEKLQAELHALQSQFHPHFMFNVLNSLYAKILTKSDDAADMLLRISSLLRFTVYEANGKTIQLEQELNYLRHYIALQELRFGSRVEVCFTVTGNTAGKMIEPFLILPFIENAFKYCLNNEEEEGWITIYVFVNEEQLSIQVENSLSKTEKADNTEDQQGFGIAHVQKRLELLYPGNYSLKLTPGKESFFVSLKLPLHAAC, translated from the coding sequence ATGATCAGTATATCCACCATAACCAAAAAAGAAGAGCGCCAACTGCTTGTACTATACTGGATAGGCTACCTGGTACTCTTTAGTTTTATACAAGGCTTTGCTGCACATGACATCAGTACAGCGTTTTACAATGAAGTGTTTAGTCTGCCGCCAAAGCTTGTATTTGTTTGGTTGGTAACAGGCCCTTTAATGAACCGCTGGTTCTTTGCCAAACGCTTTGGCATTTTCTTTCTTTTCTATGCCATGTTATTGGTCGTTTTTGCCATACTTCTCCGGCTGGTTGACAACTATATAATCCTAACCTATTTTCTTACCCATTGGAGCAAACAAGCCTTACTAAGCACTTCCCCGCTGGTCTACAACTTAGTAAAGCTACAGTTCGTTGTTACCATACCGTTTTGCTTCAGGCTCTTTCAATATTGGACAAGAGAAGAGCAGCGGGCACAGGCCATTCAATCTGAAAAACTGCAGGCCGAACTTCATGCCCTGCAAAGCCAGTTTCATCCGCATTTTATGTTCAATGTGCTGAACAGCCTTTATGCAAAGATTCTCACTAAATCAGATGATGCCGCCGATATGCTATTGCGCATTTCGTCCTTACTCCGGTTTACCGTATATGAAGCCAATGGCAAAACCATTCAGCTGGAGCAAGAGCTCAATTACCTGCGGCACTATATAGCCTTGCAGGAGTTGCGGTTTGGCAGCCGGGTGGAGGTTTGTTTTACCGTAACGGGTAATACGGCAGGCAAAATGATTGAACCCTTCCTAATTCTACCCTTTATAGAAAACGCTTTTAAATATTGTTTGAATAATGAAGAGGAAGAAGGCTGGATAACGATCTATGTTTTTGTGAATGAAGAACAGTTGTCTATACAGGTAGAAAATAGTCTGTCAAAAACAGAGAAAGCAGACAATACTGAGGACCAACAGGGATTTGGCATTGCTCATGTACAGAAGCGATTGGAGTTGTTGTATCCCGGCAATTATTCACTGAAGCTCACACCCGGTAAAGAAAGCTTTTTTGTGTCATTAAAATTGCCCCTGCATGCTGCCTGCTAA